A genomic segment from Salvelinus alpinus chromosome 8, SLU_Salpinus.1, whole genome shotgun sequence encodes:
- the LOC139583586 gene encoding APC membrane recruitment protein 2-like, producing the protein MEVQSECVEPPPPPPSVPPCDPQPPGKINKAALKLFGKRRSSSGMARFFSFRNKEANGNGNSENGNSVNGNSAGTANELVRSKTHDGLTSSETDGQRGEESGISEAGQVRSLSKSLSFFSLLRRGSVRANENTGFGSRGRGLKGFFSSIRWRRKERVTEGEVGVTEGREVREGDVILKEEVKDVTLTLEPQPRSPQEDNASLEAELNTESAGTSSADNATTPLTDSTAMTTNLSEFPYTPSPSPLHTAFHSRPKTSISSATATPPLDRCDPTSEPSVDRLCSLLFTDVTSLKSFDSLTGCGDIIADAEEEVAGNVGGGNGGGGSVTSSSSSSGGGVVRSSPAKSSITNHVTPSSITPTPTSAPAPLPARARLMPSHSAPIQQPSGSGVVAYMGGGEEMASPDGVDDADMQGLWHMLPSGGENSPALPRPSSHPAPPRGTERKPPQVKSLGLSKIPLVGGGRMSKLPTHAARQTSLPNEKDTKEEVQPQQDVPALRDEGYWDTPSATPTATPDDSFLRNQRIGLSRDSYSGDALYDLYNEELDRSDEEEEEEEDLTSTPSLSTDDYKRSGPSQTTPPSSSSSSSFRSMKGSTSLPRESKIPLSVRQNTPPHSVSQSALSTVLAATPPSDTPTQAPPPARTRIPVSKVPVRRPGNKPGNATRGPAPRK; encoded by the coding sequence ATGGAGGTGCAGTCAGAATGTGTggaacctcctccacctcctccttctgTTCCCCCATGCGATCCCCAACCGCCAGGGAAGATCAACAAAGCAGCCTTAAAGCTGTTTGGAAAACGACGCTCCAGCTCCGGAATGGCCAGATTCTTCTCCTTCAGGAACAAAGAAGCCAATGGGAATGGGAATTCCGAGAATGGGAATTCTGTGAATGGGAATTCTGCGGGGACGGCTAACGAGCTCGTCAGGAGTAAAACGCATGATGGACTAACAAGCTcggagacagatggacagagaggggaggagtccGGAATATCAGAGGCGGGACAGGTGAGGTCTCTCAGCAAATCACTGAGCTTCTTTTCGCTGCTCAGACGAGGAAGTGTGAGAGCTAATGAGAATACAGGGTTTGGAAGCAGGGGGAGGGGTTTAAAAGGCTTCTTTAGTAGTATAAGGTGGCGGCGGAAGGAGAGAGTGactgagggagaggtgggggtaactgaggggagggaggtgagagagggggatgtgaTTCTAAAGGAGGAAGTGAAAGATGTCACTCTGACCCTTGAACCCCAGCCCCGCTCACCCCAGGAGGATAATGCGAGCTTGGAGGCTGAGCTAAACACAGAATCAGCGGGAACTTCTTCCGCAGACAACGCCACAACACCACTCACGGACTCTACTGCCATGACGACAAACCTGTCAGAATTCCCCTATACACCATCCCCTTCCCCTCTTCACACTGCCTTTCACTCAAGACCCAAAACGTCCATTTCCTCAGCAACGGCCACCCCTCCTCTGGATCGGTGTGACCCCACCTCTGAACCCTCAGTGGACCGGCTCTGTTCACTCCTCTTCACTGACGTCACCTCGCTCAAGAGCTTTGATTCGCTGACAGGATGCGGTGATATCATTGCAGACGCAGAGGAGGAGGTGGCAGGAAACGTGGGAGGAGgaaatggaggaggaggaagtgtcaccagtagtagcagtagcagtgggGGAGGGGTAGTACGCAGCTCCCCAGCTAAATCCTCCATTACTAACCATGTCACCCCTTCCAGCATTACCCCTACCCCCACTTCAGCCCCTGCCCCCCTCCCAGCCAGGGCACGGCTGATGCCCTCTCACTCTGCCCCGATTCAGCAGCCCTCTGGCAGCGGCGTGGTGGCCTACATGGGGGGTGGCGAGGAGATGGCCAGCCCTGACGGGGTGGACGACGCAGATATGCAGGGGCTCTGGCACATGCTCCCCTCTGGGGGAGAGAACTCCCCCGCCCTCCCACGACCCAGCTCTCACCCGGCTCCCCCCAGGGGTACAGAGCGGAAACCCCCCCAGGTCAAGTCTCTGGGACTCAGCAAGATCCCTTTAGTGGGGGGAGGAAGGATGAGTAAACTACCCACTCATGCTGCCCGTCAAACCTCCTTGCCCAATGAGAAGGACACTAAGGAGGAGGTCCAGCCCCAACAGGATGTCCCGGCCCTTAGAGATGAGGGCTATTGGGATACGCCCTCGGCAACCCCCACGGCAACGCCTGACGACAGCTTCCTGCGGAACCAGAGGATTGGTTTATCGCGTGACAGCTACTCTGGTGACGCACTCTACGACCTCTACAATGAGGAATTGGACAGAtctgatgaagaggaagaggaggaagaagatctGACAAGTACTCCTTCCCTCTCCACTGACGACTACAAACGCAGCGGTCCCTCCCAGACTactcctccttcctcttcctcctcttcatctttccGCTCGATGAAGGGAAGCACTAGCCTTCCCCGTGAGTCCAAAATCCCTCTTAGTGTCAGACAGAACACACCACCCCACTCTGTGAGTCAATCAGCTCTTTCTACTGTCCTCGCAGCCACTCCTCCCTCTGACACACCCACCCAAGCTCCTCCCCCAGCCCGGACCAGGATCCCTGTCTCCAAGGTGCCAGTCCGTCGCCCTGGGAACAAGCCCGGCAACGCTACACGAGGGCCAGCCCCCAGGAAGTAA